CCCCAACTTTCGTTTCCGATAAAATTTTAATTTTTTCAGTATGATTTCCTCTAATCATATATGCTTCATATGCACTCAATTCTTTTTCTCGATATGGTCTTTGGACTTCTACTATAGATTGATCATTTAAACGAACCATTGAAATAGCAGTGTTTAATTTCTTCATGGCTGTTGAAGTCTCATCGTAACTTCTAGTCATTTGACTATTCATACCAAAAATCAGATGAATTCCATAATTTGCACCTTCTGAAATTACTTTTGCCAACTGAGATTGTGAAGTCGATGACAATTGATTATTAATAGCTTCCATGTCCGTGAACAAAACAATAATTGGACTTAGCTGTTGTATATATTCCCTTAATGAAGAGATACCATCTTCTCGTTGTTCAACATACGTTTCTTGACGAGCTTGCTGTGCTTCCAATAATTGTTCGATTAGCGCTGTTGTATCATCCGGTTTTTGGATATATTGATAGTTATCTCTTTTTAATGAGCTGAACTTCGCTGTTACCTGATCCACAATTAATAATTGTGGTGAAATTGTAGAATGTTCTATTGTATATAAAATCGCTTCATATGCTTGCTTAAATCTTCGTTCAGTATCAGCAATTACTAAAAGATGTTGTTGAGAATTGAAATCTAAAGATACCGCTTCTACATTTTCCAGATCAACTGCAAATGGCAATCTATTTTCAACATATGACTGTTTAACGGAAGGTAATGCAAGGAAGAATTCTTCTGTAACATGTTCTGGAACCATCGGAATTGCGGCAGGTATCTTTCCATTCCAATTACGACTTATATGTTCAATATGACTTCTTAGGTTTTCAGATACTTGAAGATCATCCTCACCATTCGCAGGCATTGCCACTTGCATTAGTGTTACATCATCTAACTTGATAAGAGCACGTCCTGCTATTTCCTCTATTGCAACATCCGATTTCCCCATAATACCTCTACTTTCTGTTTGATCAATCATATACAGAGCTATTTGAGTTTTTATATTTATTAATATGGGTGTTCGTATTGCTAGCTGTCGACTAGCTGTTAAAACTAGGAATATACCAAGTCCTACACCATCTCGTGCGATTTTCGTCATAAGTTCATCGAATTCATCTTTTAATGATGATTCACTTACTGCGTCCATTACATCAATAAAAATCACAATATCTGGTAAGACTTCATGCGTTAAATCTTTATACATTGCTGAATTAGGAACTCCATATTCGCTCAATAACTTTTTCCTTTTTTTAATAATACCGGAAACTCGTTTTATCCATTTTTGCATTTTTTGTTCTTCATCTAATCGAATCATATCTGCTGCATGAGGAAGCTTTGATAATGGTAATAACCCATTTGTACCAAAATCAAGTAAATAGAAATGAACTTCTTCTGGTGTATAGTGATCTGCTATTTCCATTGCTATAGTTTGTAACATAGTACTTTTTCCAAACCCAGGGCTAGCAAAAATTGCAACATGACCATCTTTCATGAAATCTAGAGTGAATGGTTTTTGCAGTTGTTCATGTGGTAAATCAAGCATTCCGATTTGAGCGACTAAATGAGTTGTTTCTAATAATTGATGTTCAAGATCAAAACGACTAATTCTTTCTTTCAAAGGTGGTAGCCATGGCCTTGGTAATGCTTTAATCTGTTGAGATAACGCTGTTTCATGAATTTCTTCAATTACTGCTTCTAGCTCCGTCCATTGTTGTTTCGGTAAGTCTTTATGTGTTAATCCACTTAGGTCTTCAGTTAACACTTCAAATTGACCAAGATCATTTATACTGTAAATTGTAAAATCTTCAACGTCTTCGACCAATTGATTTCCTTTGTATGTAGCTCCACTCCAAGCACTTTGGAACAGTTCATAAACTTCGTTATTCCCTACTTGTAAATAGGCCCTACCCGGTTGAGTAATATCAGCAGCATCTTTAGTTTTCAATACTTCGTTTGAATCACTTTCGTTTTGCACTTTTAAGGCCAATTTAAATTTCGAGTTAGACCAGATTTGGTCATCGACTACCCCACTTGGTTTTTGAGTTGCAAGAATTAAATGAATGCCAAGTGAACGACCAATCCGGGCAGTTGATACAAGTTCTTTCATAAATTCTGGTTGTTCAGCCTTTAACTCCGCAAATTCATCCGAAATAATAAAGAGCTCTGGCATCGGTTCTTTCACTTTATGGTCTTCATATAGCTTTTGATATTGATGAATATGATTGATTTCATTTTTGCCAAATATATGCTGTCTTCTTCTAAGTTCTGCTTTTATCGAAGCTAATGCACGCATGGATTGTGCACCATCTAAGTTTGTAATGACACCAAGTAAATGCGGTAAATCTTTGAATAGATTCGCCATTCCTCCACCTTTATAGTCAATTAAAAGAAAACCGATGTTGTATGGGTGGAAATTTGTGGCTAATGACAAAATATATGATTGAATAATTTCAGATTTACCAGAACCAGTTGTACCTGCTACAAGACCATGAGGACCATGTGCCTTTTCATGTAAGTTCAAAAATACGATATCATCCTTACCTCTAACCCCTAGTGGTACTGCTAGACTCTTATAGGGTTTGTGACTTTGCCATCTTGATGCTATTTGTAATTCTTGAACAGTTGTAATACCGTACATCTCCATAAATGTGATGCTTTCAGGTATACGAGTTTCTAAATTTTGAAGATGCTCATATGCAGCTAATCTTCTTGCTAGTTCTTCGAGTAAATCATCCGAAACATCTTGACTAAGTTCAAAGGTTTGCCTTTTTAGTTCCTCATTTTGAATAAATAACTCACCTGTTGTAGAATCTTTGATTCGAATTACAGTTGAAATATGCTCTGGTAATGATTCTAAAACATCTTGTACATAAATCACTGAAACACCTAATTCTCGGCAATCTTCTTGCAGTAATTCCATGATTGTATGATCCATGATTATTGTTTCATCTGTAATAACAATGACAAGTTGTGGGATAAAGGCACTTGCTTTTCTAGAGGAATTATTCTTTTCAACTTGTTGTTTACGATCTTTAAGTATTTGGTAAAGTGAGTTCATAACTTGATCTCTAGAGCGTTCATGATATACAAATGAGCGAACATTGATTGCTTGAAGACTTGCATGTGGAAGCCAACGCATCCAATCCCATTGTTTTTTTTCATGTTCCTTAAAAACCATGATCATTTGAACTTCATGGTAACTATGGAAAAATGCCAACTGTGCAATCATTTGTTTAAGCTGTTGAAGAACAAGTGGTCGTTTACCAATATACCCAACGGCTCCATTGACCAAATCTACTACAATTGGTACTTTTTCAATATGATTGTATTGATTTTCTAATTGAATGGCTTTTTCCATTAAAGGATCTTCTTCAAGCGTAAATTCCTCTTTATTTATCTTAATAGGATAACTAGCATCAACTTTTCCTTCACCTAAGCGATAAAACAAAAAATCATTATGAAATGGTGTTTTTTCATACATCCTTGCGGACTGCTTTCGTAGTAACTCCACTAACTCAGGTACAGAAGGATAATGATACAGAAGAGCATTATATTGGTCATTTTGAGCTTCATATAATTCCTTAGATTTTTCACGCAAATACGCGTTAAACTTTACATCCCGCTCTTTCATATCCTTTTTATACTTTTTGACATTTCGAATATAAGATAGAATGGCATATACTACTGTTACAATTGTCATAGACAACATAACAACAATATAAATTCCAGTTGGTCTGAAAATCGAAACAAGTAACATGGCAGCCATCATAACAAGAGGTGGTACTATAATTCTGCCTAATTGCTCACTAGGTTTTGTTGGACGTGACGGTGGTGTAGCAATCACTTTATCATCATCCGGTTGATGATATCTTACTCGTGGTGAGCGGTGATAGGTATTTTTATATTCAGGTAGTTTAGATGTAATAAGTGGTAACTGAATCTTGCAGCTATTTTCTGCACAAGTAATGATTAAAATATCGTCGTAAATGGACATTAGTATATTATTGATAAAAAGTAAATCTCCATCTTGAAAACTACCTTCAATTTCCTTTTTATTGTTCACATAGAATGGACCACGAATTACAGAAAACTTGTACTCCTGTTTTTTTACTTTTTGAATAATAATTCTGCCTGGAAGCTTAGATAGAACTGAATCATCATCTTCGTTTCCAATCGTCCAAAGTGGAGAATCCATTAAGTCATAATACCTGTCCTCTGCTCTTATTAAGGTCAAGCTGATAGATGAGATGACTTGTTTTTGATCAAATTCAAGCAAATCATTGTTAACGAATAATTCCTTTCCATTCCAATTGCATTGAATAGCCATTTGCAGAGAGGAAACGGTAATAGTCGCTTTTAAATCTGGACCAATCACTATTTGTTCTTGTTGCTGTTCTTTCAATTCATAACGATGAAAGGATTCGCCGTCTACTACTGTTAAAATATAGCGCACTATATTCACCTCCTACTCTTTGTTCTTTTTCTCTTCTATTTTCTTTGCCTCTTTTTGTTTCTTTTGATTTTCTAACTTTTGTTGTTCTGCTAGTTGTTCTTGCTTTTGTTTTTCTTCCATTACTTTTTGAGTTTCGGACTCAGCTTCCTTTTTCGCTGCTTCTTCTTTATCTTGGATTGCTTGCAATTCACTTTCGATTTCATTTAATTTTCGATCCTTTTTATCTTGATCCATAGTTGTATTCTTCTTCAGTTGGTTTTGATAAAGGATTAAACTATATTTTGTTAAATCATTTACATCCAAGCTATGTGCAAGTTTCAAACTTTCACTAAAATTATTTCGAGCAATATTAATCCAATAACTTAATAATCGATCATCAGAAATAGAGGCAATGGAATTTATTGAATTTGTTTTTTGTTCTTCTGTTAAACCACTCGTTTTTACACTCGAAATAGCATACATTTTTTTTATACTTTTTGGGAGCTGATCAAGGTTTAGTTCTTTTAATTGCTCTTTCACATCTACATAATTTTCATTTATAAATGATGCATTTGCTTCGTTATATAACTCTTCTATTGGAATTTTTGAGCTAAATGCATAAAGAACAAGTGATAACAGAATAATACTTAGGATTGACAAAGATAGAGTGGCAATTTTAAATCCTTTAAATTTGTTTTTAGAAACTTTTTGAAACTGTTTTAGCGTTTTCCTTTTTTCTTTTTCGTAATATTCAAATAGCAAAGATTGAAGGACTTCTATCTTTTCTGCTTGTTGTACAGCCTTTTCAAATGAAGTAGATGTTGCTCGAGTAAGTGCTCCCTTCATCAAATCTTCAAATTGATACTCAGTTGAAAATGTTGCAATTGCAATACATTTATACGCTTTAAGGAATTCATCAGTTGAATGATCTAGAGGTGGTAAGATATTTTTGATTCCTCTATATATCATAAAAGGCATTAAATTGAGGTCATAAACTAAATTATTTGGATTCAATATAACTGTTGTTCTTCCATTTAGGAGTTTTGAAAACCTGCCAATATTATAGAGTAAACGTAATTGATCAACTCTCTCTAATTTTTTGATATTGTCAAAAGATTGGAAGCCTTCTAATGTATATTCAAATTCAATCGTATCTCCAGCTACTCTTGCATCTAAAGGCAAAAAAATACTCGTATCCTGATTTAAAAGATGCAACTCATGTTCGGCTTGAATAGATGTTTCTGCAAGTGGCAGAGTCAAGATATGCTGATTCTCTTCTTTTTTCAAGGACAGCTCCATTTCACCGAATTTTAGTTTATTTTCCATGCATAATACCCCTTTTAGTTAGCTCATTTTCAACGATGAGGAGTTCACCATTTGAAATCGAACAATCTAGTAATTGATCTTCTGGTTGAAGTGTTATTTGTTTTAAAGGTAACCTAATAACACTATTACTATTAATTTGTTCTTGCAGACTTGTAGAAAGAGCGAATAATAACTGTTTTACGGTCATTTTCGTCGAAATGACCAAATCGTAGGTATTTCCACCAGACTTTGAAAAGTCAATTGTGATTCGTTTATGTTTATCCATTTGATTCACCTACATTTAGTTTCCTTAGTGATAAGAAAAGTCCTATGCATAATAGAATGATGATGATTGTAATCATAGTGATGAAGAGCCAGCGATCAGCTAAACTCTCCGTTTTTGAATTTTCCTGTTGTATATTAGTCACCGATAATTTCTCTTGAAATAACTGAATTGTAGCGGTTGATATATTTGTATTTGGGTTACCCATGTAATCTTTTTGAAATAGTGAATTTAATGTGTTTTTCTCCTGCATTTGTTCATTATGTTTTAAATAGTTTTCTACTTTAATACTGTCATCGGTAAAAAGATCATCTGTTCCTTCTACCAAATTATCTGTAGAATCATTTTTAGTCTTGTCTTCATTGATCCGATTAATATCAATTTTTAATTGTCCATTGTCTTCATTTGCTTGTGCAGGTAAACTTGGAAAAACGATTGCACAACAAATGATTAAAACCCCTATCCATTTATACTTCATTCGCATTCACTTCTTTCGGAGATATTCTCTTTAAAACAAATAAATTGAGAATAAAGAAAAGAATGGTAAGAATAAACATAATTCCGATTATTATCACTCCGCTACTAGTACCATTTATAATATTAGAAATATTATTTTCTAAATAATGTAGAGGTGATAAAAGTGAAACTTGATGAATAGTCTGTGATCGCTCAAAATCAAAACCAAGCGCTTCCGTAAAGAATAGGTACATACTGATTATGACTAAAATGATAAACATACCAATCATTTTGAATTGTCGTAATAAGTAAGTAGCAGCAAGAACTAGTAACGTCATTAATAAGGTTATAACTATCATCCAAATAACTGATGAAATCTCAATTTCCTTGTAAGCCATTAATGAAACTGTTCCCACTATTAACCCTTCGATTATAGCGATTGAAGTGGTAAACACAGAGATTGGGAAGTTTTTAGCATATAGACTTTGTTCTTCTGCATTTTCGAAATCTGATTTTTTAAATACAAACTGTTTAAATCCTGACATTACATAAGCAGTAAATAATGCTAAAAATGAAGCAATCACGATCAAATAAAATGTAGTTCTTGTATCACGCGTATTATCAATTGATTGCTTTGTCATATTAATTGGATTAGATAAGAAATCGTATAATTCCTCATTCGGTGCATTTCCAATTTTACTATTAGCTAATACATTGCTAAAATTCATCGCATAGTCATTATCATTTGATACTTTTTTCACTAAATCATTTGCTAACTGATCTGCTTTATTTGATAGTTCATGTCCACCACTTTTTATTTGTCTTGCTTTTTCATTGATCCCATCAAATGAATCAAATACAGAACTCGCTTGTAAATTAGCTGCTTCTGCTTCTTCAGCCACATTACTACTGTTTAAAAGTAAATCGCTTATTCCCCCATCTAAATCAATACTAACTTGCCCCTCTTTTTCATTGGTTTCTGCCACTAGTGAACTGGATTCAACTAATTGGTTACTCGTATCTTTCCATTGTTGCGCAACAGGAACAAGCTTTTTAATTTCATCATTTTGTTTTTTTGCGGTTACTGTTGCTTCTTCTGTTTGTTTAATTAGCGTTGGGAAATTTTTTAAGATGTTCGATATTTCTTCGTTATAACCTATTACTTTATTATTGATGGCTTTCAAATCCTCTGAGAGCTTTGCAGTTGTTTGCTCAATTAATGATTTTTTAACCATAGAAATGATAAATGCTTTCATACCTTTATTTGATAACGCATAATACAAAGAGTTAGTGTTTGAACTACCTATTTTTTCAAACGAACCGTTATTTAACTGTGAAAATTGGTCTGGATTTGTAACATCAATATCAAAATATAAACTAAATAGTGCTTGTAATCGTTGATAGTTCCAAATAGATTTAGCAACTTGATCTGGAATTTCCTCCTGTGTTGCTAGAGTTGATGTAATTTCATGATGAATAATTTCATTTGTAATTGTTTTTGTTTGGTTTGTATCATTTGATTTTGTTTCAACAGACTTAGTCTTTGCTTTTTGATTGTTCTGCTCTTCTTTCTTTATAATGGGTGTATTTTCATTTGTATTGTTTTTTGGGTTAACTTGCTCTTCTTTCTTTAACTCTAAGTTTTCATCTTTTTGAAGGCTTTGATCTTCAGTAGATTCAGCGGTATTATTTAGCTCTTTTTGAGAATTGTCTTCATTCTTTGAAACAGATATCCGCGTAATGTCATGATGGTTGACAGCAGTTATATTTTCTTCATGTTTTTTTAAAGTCCAACTCCAATTTAAAGGTGAAAAAATATCTACACTGTTATCAGCTAAAACAAATGTAGTAGAAACTTTTATTTTCCCCTTTGATATTGCCGGTAAATCAATAACGCCTGGCTCTATATTTAAAATTTTTCCATCTGGTAGTGTTAAAACAACATTCTTCGTAACAAATCCTTTTGGAGCATTAATGATTAGTATTCTATTACCAGCTTCTTGTGCCGGGATTTTCATTTCATCTGAAAATACAGTACCTTCTGTCATTAGTTTGTTTTTCATTTGCTCTATATAATACTGAATTGAAAATTGACCATCCGTTGAATAGGAATGATTTTTTTCTTTCGCATATTTCTTAGCTGCGAAAATTATTTTAGATAATTGATCTTTCGTTGATTCAGAAACGTCTAAATTTTTTACTTGTTCTTCATCCAAAGAAGGTAGTTGATCAATGGTTTGTAATATGTTGTTTTCAATATTTGTTTTAGGTGCTAAAAACAAAGTGTTGATTTTAGCTGTATTTTCTGGTGTAGATAATGCATCGTTTAAAGTTTCATTTACTAAATCAGAAACTTCTTTTGAAATGTCTTCATCAATTCTTTTCTTTAAAGATACAGTATATTGATTAATATTCTCTTGTGTCGAAGTTAAGTTGGTTGCAATATTAGATGTAACGAGAGACATATCCTTTTCAAGTTTTAGACTCAGCAATTTTTGTTCATCATTTATACTTTGGAGTTTTTCTTCTGCATTATCTACAGAGACTTGATCATTACTATCATTGATAAGATTCGTAAGATTGTTAAAAGTATCATTACCTTTCTCCAGATATTCTTGCATTGTCGCCATTATTTGGCTATTAGTTGAAGCACTGTCTAAACTGTCCTTTGCATTTTGTTGAAAAGTGTTTAACTCTTTGTTAAGTCCATTAAAAGCATCTTTTGTAAAATTGGTATTCTCATTAATTTGAGTTAAATTATTTGTATATTCTTTTATAGGATCATTGATTTTGGTGGCATATATTGAAGTTAATTGATCTTGTTTTTTTACTATGCTTTTTACATTTTTTTGAGCGGTCTGTAGGTTTCCAATTACACTTGCAAAAAAGACGTCAATAACTTTTTTATTAAAAGAATTTAATAATTCTCCGGCAATTTTTTGAGCCTGTGCTTTTGTAATTTCATTGTTTGATTCATTTAATTTATAAGAAAGTTTAATGGGTTCTGGACTTACATTGTCAATTGACAGTGCTCGTTTCGTAAAGTCGTTTGGAATAGTAATAGCCATGTTATAACGTTTATCTAAAATTCCATCCTCTGCTTCAGCAGCATCGACTAAATGAAATCTATGTGTATAATCGTTTTCTAAACTCTTTTTAAATTCTTCTCCAAAGTTGTATGTTTTGCCTTGATATTCTATGGGTTCATCTAGATTAACCACTGCAACGTCCATCTTGAAATCTGCTTTCTCTGTTTTGTCCTTTGTTACAGAAGAAAATGGTATGTATGCAATTATTCCTGCAAGAAGCAGAACTAAAACGATAAAAAGTGGCAAACGATTTTTTTTTGTCATTTCTACACCTCATTAAGTCTAATAAAGATAATAGGACCGTCGATTATTCAACGGTCCCTAAACTACTCAAAGTATATTAGTAGATATACTACTATTTGTGTCAATCGATTAGCGAACTGAACCTTCTTTGAATATACAATTTGGGTTATTGTAGTCCGAAGTTTTTAGAAAGCTGTAGGTCGTGTTGTTCTACCGCGTCAGCAGTGTGATCTAGTTGGTCCTTTATAGCAAAAAGTAGATCTCTAAAGCTCTCTACTTTTGGTCTTAATTGTTCAAATTGAGCATCGAATTGTTGAAAAGCTTTACCTTCCCATTCAGAACGCAATTGATTTTGCAATCCATTTAATTCACCTAACATGGTGTTAATTTGCTCACCACTTGAACCATATTTTCTCGCTCTATTTTTTAGTTCTTGTGGGGTCATACGAATTTGTCCTGCCACTATTACCAGCTCCTTATCACATTTAATTGTCATTCATATAAAATATTGGTATTTTGTTACAAAATTAGTTTATTTAAATAGAATTAGTTAGTCAATCCAAATTATATTGATATACCTTAAATCTCGAATTGAAATCAGATTGTTAAAACACATAGAATCCTTATATAGCAAGCTTAATGTAATATAATTAGAATGATTCTAAATATTAGCCAAAAGTACTTTTTTTAAAATTCAACTAAATTTAGTTTGTTAATTTAACTTTAAAAATGATAAATCATATCACTATTTCCTTAAAAACTTTAACATTATTTTACATTCGACAAATTCCAACAAGTTCAATTTAATTATTTGTCTATAAACTATTTGATTCTTTTTTCTTATTTAGATAATTCCCCTTCTATTCACTCTTTTTTAGTGTTTTATATTATATTTATATATTTTTTAATCTTTGATTAATAATTGGGAATAATTTCTCTCATTAATATAAAAAGCTATAGCCATTCTAAATATGACTATAGCCTTGGAAAATTATTATTTATAATAATTATTGTAGTTGTTTATATAATTGTTCTTGTAATTTAACCGACAGATACTTACGAGCTTCAGCTGTTGATATGTTCAATTCTGTTTGGACATTTTCATATCCAAGAACTACTTGAGCGCCATCTAAGTTTTCGGTAATCGATTCAATGAGATAATGTTGATCGAATAGCGCATTTAGTTGCGCAATCTCTGAAGCGACTTGCACATATTCAGACATAGACTCTCTCCTCTACTGCTGTTTAACTTCGCTTGAAGTTTTTTGCGTAATTTCAGGAACAAAAGATGGTTCTACATAAGGTTCAATCGTCCAGCTTTTTCCAACTGTTATTCCTAAATATTTACGATCATCTGGATCCAGTAATTCTTGTTGTGGATATTTTTTAAACCACCAATATTTTGCAAGAATATAATATAAAACAGCTCCCACGATAAAACCGATCAACGATGAATAGGTTGGGAAGATATTTGCAATAATCCCACCAATTATCCATGAAATCAATCCTGCTAGATTAAAGCCTCCTAAATATCTGAATTGGCCATTTGCTTCATATAGACCTTGAACATTAATACGTCTTCTACGCAATAAATAATAATCAGCAAATAGAATCCCTACAATGGATGTTAAGATTCCACCAATAATTAGAAGGACAGAATTTAGCATTTCAAATAAACTCCATGGTTGCGATAAAGTTCCGATTATACCGGCTATCACTACACCAACCCAGAAAGGCACGCGTGGACCACCGATATTTGAGAAAATCGTAGCTGCTGGGATTACATTTGCTGATGTATTTGTTGACCATTGCGCTAACACAATCATTAATAGAAGGATCGCTAAGATAAAACCACTTGCTGATTGTTGCAATGCATTAATCGGATCTGCTGATGCAACTGCCATATAACATACTCCACCTATGACAATCATAAACGTATTGACAATCGGCATTATGATTAAAGAACCTACAAGTTGAGTCTTATTACGTTTAAACCAATTTCTTTCATTGGCAGGTGCTTTAAAAAAGCGAGATAAGGTAGGCATATCTGCAGCAAGTGTTGCCCAAAAACCCATATTTGCCATTACCACAATCATAAAAGCCGTAAAGGTTGCCATACCTGTTGTTGGTGATTCCACCCAAGACCAAACGCTCTTTCCTGCCGCTTCTGCTTTATCTGCTAATGTTGCATACATCCAACAAGAAATTAAAATTATGATTGGAGCTGCTAAATCAGCAAATCGTTCGATGGATTTAATCCCCAATGATGTATTAAACAGTTGAAGTGCGGCAAATAAAAGAAAACAGAGGAACCAGTTATCGAAACCAAATAAAATATTTAAAATGCCATTAATGGCAAGTGCACCGAAGTACGTATTAATTCCAAACCAACATGATGCTGTGAATCCACGTGCTAATGAAGGCAAATGTGTTCCGATTGTACCAAAAGGCGCACGCATATATACGGGAAAAGAGAGACCGTGTTCAACACCAATATCACCTATCAGCACCATAAAAATTCCAATTAAAACAGATCCTACTAAAGTTGCGACAATTAAC
This window of the Rummeliibacillus pycnus genome carries:
- a CDS encoding WXG100 family type VII secretion target, whose amino-acid sequence is MAGQIRMTPQELKNRARKYGSSGEQINTMLGELNGLQNQLRSEWEGKAFQQFDAQFEQLRPKVESFRDLLFAIKDQLDHTADAVEQHDLQLSKNFGLQ
- a CDS encoding NCS1 family transporter, coding for MSNNNDYLKSPDLLPITHDERKISAFGFSVIWIGMAIVLAAFAIGAAGIVHLSMPMLIVATLVGSVLIGIFMVLIGDIGVEHGLSFPVYMRAPFGTIGTHLPSLARGFTASCWFGINTYFGALAINGILNILFGFDNWFLCFLLFAALQLFNTSLGIKSIERFADLAAPIIILISCWMYATLADKAEAAGKSVWSWVESPTTGMATFTAFMIVVMANMGFWATLAADMPTLSRFFKAPANERNWFKRNKTQLVGSLIIMPIVNTFMIVIGGVCYMAVASADPINALQQSASGFILAILLLMIVLAQWSTNTSANVIPAATIFSNIGGPRVPFWVGVVIAGIIGTLSQPWSLFEMLNSVLLIIGGILTSIVGILFADYYLLRRRRINVQGLYEANGQFRYLGGFNLAGLISWIIGGIIANIFPTYSSLIGFIVGAVLYYILAKYWWFKKYPQQELLDPDDRKYLGITVGKSWTIEPYVEPSFVPEITQKTSSEVKQQ